The following coding sequences are from one Prochlorococcus marinus CUG1438 window:
- a CDS encoding galactose mutarotase, whose protein sequence is MKLELSNQDQGIFVFQLDKNNYIKFCPERGGVITNWVSDGNEILYFDEKRFTDKTKSIRGGIPILFPICGSLNTSSSVFGNDYLQLPQHGFARDLQWQYAFNANEKFLCLFLNASKKTKKYYPFDFELRIDVILKINCLEFEITIHNKTDFAMPINFGLHPYFNVSDLKNLDFIDNPLNCQDQERNIISNTFDELNKINLGVDLLMYTSGRSSFRDNIFKREVTLNHPYPFDIGVIWSDPPRRMICLEPWTSPRNSFVDGFRKIMIPSNDRKRLNASIQIKSLK, encoded by the coding sequence GTGAAACTTGAATTATCTAATCAAGACCAAGGTATTTTTGTCTTTCAATTAGATAAAAATAACTACATTAAATTCTGTCCAGAAAGAGGAGGCGTTATTACAAATTGGGTTTCGGATGGTAATGAAATACTTTATTTCGATGAAAAAAGATTTACGGACAAGACAAAAAGTATTAGGGGGGGTATTCCAATCTTGTTTCCAATATGTGGAAGTCTCAATACCTCTAGTTCAGTATTTGGAAATGATTATTTGCAATTACCACAACATGGTTTCGCTAGGGATTTGCAATGGCAATACGCCTTCAACGCAAATGAAAAGTTTTTATGCTTATTCTTAAATGCATCTAAAAAGACCAAAAAATATTATCCTTTCGATTTTGAACTTAGAATAGACGTTATCTTAAAGATTAACTGTTTAGAATTTGAAATTACAATCCATAATAAAACAGACTTTGCTATGCCTATAAATTTTGGTTTGCATCCTTATTTTAATGTTTCAGATTTAAAGAATTTAGATTTTATTGATAATCCACTTAATTGTCAGGATCAAGAAAGAAACATTATTAGTAATACTTTTGATGAATTAAACAAAATTAATTTAGGAGTTGATCTGCTTATGTATACTTCCGGTAGAAGCTCTTTTCGAGATAATATTTTTAAAAGAGAGGTCACTTTAAATCATCCATATCCTTTCGATATAGGCGTTATTTGGAGTGATCCTCCAAGAAGAATGATATGTCTCGAACCCTGGACTAGTCCAAGAAATTCTTTTGTTGATGGATTTAGAAAAATTATGATTCCTTCAAATGATAGAAAGAGGTTAAATGCCTCAATACAAATAAAATCACTTAAGTAA
- a CDS encoding NADP-dependent isocitrate dehydrogenase — MPKFEKLTLPNEGEIITFNQGKPNVPNNPIVPFIRGDGTGVDIWPATQIVLDSAIKKSYGDERKINWFKVYAGDEACELYGTYNYLPQDTIEAIKHFGVAIKGPLTTPIGGGIRSLNVALRQIFDLYSCVRPCKYYSGTPSPHKNPQNLDVIVYRENTEDIYMGIEWEAEDNNCLELIDHLNNVVIPKSKNLKNRSIPNGSGIGIKPVSKSGSQRHIRKAIEHAKRLSGDKRHVTLVHKGNIMKYTEGAFRDWGYELAVNEFRKDCITERESWILDNIQKNPEITIEDNARKIEPGFDKLTNNKKAFICEEIKEVIASISNSHGDGKWRELILIDDRIADSIFQQIQTRPQEYSILATLNLNGDYVSDAAAAIVGGLGMAPGANIGDNAAIFEATHGTAPKHAGLNKINPGSVILSGVMMLEYFGWNEAANLITNGLSEAIEQKKVTYDLARLMEPKVEPLSCSNFAEEIISNF, encoded by the coding sequence ATGCCAAAATTTGAAAAATTAACTTTACCTAATGAAGGCGAGATAATAACTTTCAATCAAGGCAAACCAAATGTTCCTAATAATCCAATTGTCCCATTTATTAGGGGTGATGGTACTGGAGTTGATATTTGGCCTGCTACTCAAATCGTTCTTGATTCAGCGATTAAAAAAAGCTATGGGGATGAAAGAAAAATTAATTGGTTTAAAGTCTATGCAGGCGATGAAGCTTGTGAACTTTATGGAACATATAATTATCTCCCTCAAGATACTATTGAAGCAATTAAACACTTTGGTGTAGCCATCAAAGGTCCTTTAACTACTCCCATCGGCGGAGGGATTAGATCTCTTAATGTTGCATTAAGGCAAATCTTTGATTTATATAGTTGTGTTAGACCATGCAAATATTATTCAGGAACTCCAAGCCCTCACAAAAATCCCCAAAATTTAGACGTTATTGTTTACAGAGAAAATACTGAGGATATCTACATGGGAATTGAATGGGAAGCAGAGGATAATAATTGTCTTGAATTAATTGACCACTTAAATAACGTTGTCATACCAAAAAGTAAAAATTTAAAAAATAGATCCATACCAAACGGATCAGGTATTGGAATAAAACCGGTGAGTAAATCTGGTAGCCAAAGGCATATTAGAAAAGCTATTGAACATGCTAAAAGATTATCAGGAGATAAACGGCATGTGACTCTTGTACACAAAGGGAATATTATGAAATACACAGAAGGTGCATTTAGAGATTGGGGATATGAATTAGCAGTAAATGAATTTAGAAAAGATTGCATTACAGAAAGAGAAAGCTGGATTTTAGATAATATTCAGAAAAATCCAGAAATAACAATTGAAGATAATGCACGAAAAATTGAACCCGGTTTTGACAAGCTTACAAATAACAAAAAAGCATTCATTTGCGAAGAAATTAAAGAAGTTATTGCATCAATATCAAATTCTCACGGAGATGGAAAATGGAGAGAACTTATTCTTATTGATGATCGTATAGCTGATAGTATATTTCAACAAATTCAAACTAGACCTCAAGAATATTCAATTCTTGCAACATTAAACCTTAATGGTGACTACGTTTCTGATGCAGCTGCAGCAATTGTTGGGGGCCTCGGTATGGCTCCCGGTGCAAATATTGGAGATAATGCAGCAATTTTCGAAGCTACGCACGGTACCGCTCCAAAACATGCAGGCTTAAACAAGATTAATCCAGGCTCAGTAATTCTTAGTGGTGTAATGATGCTTGAATATTTTGGTTGGAATGAAGCAGCTAACTTAATTACTAATGGTTTAAGTGAGGCAATAGAGCAAAAAAAAGTCACCTATGATTTAGCACGCTTAATGGAACCAAAAGTAGAGCCCTTATCCTGTAGCAATTTTGCTGAAGAAATTATATCTAATTTCTAA
- a CDS encoding heme oxygenase (biliverdin-producing) yields the protein MAVALAGQLREGTKKSHTMAENTGFVACFLKGVVEKKSYRKLISDLYFVYEAMEEEIERLVNEEHPVIKPIGFKSLYRKETLVNDLKFYFGENWKNEINISHSAKEYVERIREVSKNSPELLVGHHYTRYIGDLSGGQILKRIAKKALNLKGNDGLNFYEFELIADEKKFKEEYSLTLNQLPINQKTADQIIDEANQAFTYNMKMFKELEGNLIAVLGKIVFNYITKKVRKGSTET from the coding sequence ATGGCAGTCGCTCTTGCAGGACAATTAAGAGAAGGGACAAAAAAATCCCACACAATGGCAGAAAATACCGGCTTTGTAGCTTGTTTTTTAAAAGGAGTTGTTGAAAAAAAATCTTATAGAAAATTAATTAGTGATTTATATTTTGTTTATGAAGCTATGGAAGAAGAAATTGAAAGACTGGTCAATGAGGAACATCCCGTAATAAAACCTATAGGTTTTAAATCGTTATACAGGAAAGAAACCCTTGTAAACGATCTTAAATTTTATTTTGGTGAAAACTGGAAGAATGAAATTAATATTTCTCACTCAGCAAAAGAATATGTTGAAAGAATCCGAGAAGTCTCAAAAAATTCACCAGAGCTATTGGTTGGTCACCACTACACTCGCTATATAGGAGATTTATCTGGGGGACAAATTTTGAAAAGGATTGCTAAAAAAGCATTAAATTTGAAAGGAAATGATGGTTTAAATTTTTATGAGTTTGAATTAATTGCTGATGAAAAGAAATTCAAGGAAGAATATTCTCTTACTTTGAACCAACTTCCAATTAATCAAAAGACTGCTGATCAAATAATTGATGAAGCTAATCAAGCTTTTACTTACAATATGAAAATGTTTAAGGAGCTTGAAGGTAACTTGATTGCTGTTTTAGGCAAGATTGTATTTAATTACATTACAAAAAAAGTAAGGAAAGGAAGCACCGAGACCTAG
- a CDS encoding 15,16-dihydrobiliverdin:ferredoxin oxidoreductase, with protein sequence MFDSLVDFLKTNIDELNGHEVEISSEFKEHHNEDSKYIIKNWLFSSPEYRKWRITRLDGGKKLQVFNTVAYPNFDSEMPILGADILWFGTSQKLLAILDYQPLIQEGNYLETYCSSLGSIKKKYSAFDNNKMKNIYDSKKYFSPWVIICRGNKLNLDRDLNNIFHSFVNNYLNIYKSNPVNQFLNAEEIKMNQIKYDKYSFEKDPADKLFKSFFGEKWTKKFINKFLFTLNTEIIH encoded by the coding sequence ATGTTTGATTCATTAGTTGATTTCCTTAAAACAAATATTGATGAATTAAATGGTCATGAAGTAGAAATATCTAGCGAATTCAAAGAACATCATAATGAAGACTCAAAATATATAATTAAAAATTGGCTTTTTTCATCTCCTGAATATCGAAAGTGGCGAATAACAAGATTAGATGGTGGCAAAAAACTGCAAGTGTTTAATACGGTCGCATATCCAAATTTTGATAGTGAAATGCCTATTTTAGGAGCTGATATTTTATGGTTTGGAACTTCTCAAAAGTTATTAGCAATACTTGATTATCAACCTTTAATTCAAGAAGGTAATTATCTTGAAACATACTGTTCAAGTTTAGGTAGTATTAAGAAAAAATATTCTGCATTTGATAATAATAAAATGAAGAATATATATGATTCAAAAAAGTATTTTTCCCCATGGGTGATTATTTGTAGAGGAAATAAATTAAATCTTGATAGAGATTTAAATAATATTTTCCATTCATTTGTAAACAACTATTTGAATATTTACAAATCGAATCCTGTTAATCAATTTTTAAATGCAGAAGAAATAAAGATGAATCAAATTAAATACGATAAGTATAGTTTTGAAAAAGACCCTGCAGATAAACTGTTTAAATCTTTTTTTGGAGAAAAATGGACAAAAAAATTTATCAATAAATTTCTTTTTACATTAAATACTGAGATTATTCATTGA
- a CDS encoding phycoerythrobilin:ferredoxin oxidoreductase, which translates to MLIKDTIFYRPDWRWHNFLKYLTNNLSKHNCLEKIIPSEYSYKDSTYGSKKSKKNVNLSTWGVTHKKRIQFARAVCINSPNYSVLNFLIIPNTIYNVPFFGVDFVSLPNSHLLVLDFQPSLKIHNQYNNQLLEKLIKLKNHCHSSLPLAEKMSADVARFFSPGVIWSKLPKEERSDFLIANHLYNSFKGYLDLYLEILFESKEANIELQKELIKGQNNYLKYRRDNDPARPMLTSLFGKEFTESLIREVLFTT; encoded by the coding sequence ATGTTAATAAAAGATACTATTTTTTATAGGCCAGATTGGAGATGGCATAATTTTCTAAAATATTTAACTAATAACTTAAGCAAACATAATTGTTTAGAAAAAATAATACCCTCGGAATATTCTTATAAAGATTCAACTTATGGTTCAAAAAAATCAAAAAAAAATGTAAATCTCTCTACTTGGGGTGTAACGCATAAAAAAAGAATTCAATTCGCAAGAGCAGTGTGTATAAATAGTCCAAATTATTCTGTTTTAAATTTTTTAATTATTCCTAATACTATTTATAATGTCCCATTTTTTGGAGTAGATTTTGTTTCTCTTCCTAATAGTCATTTATTAGTATTAGATTTTCAGCCTTCATTAAAAATACACAATCAATACAATAATCAGTTATTAGAAAAACTTATAAAACTCAAAAATCATTGTCATTCGTCACTCCCATTAGCTGAAAAAATGTCTGCAGATGTAGCTAGATTTTTTTCTCCAGGAGTAATCTGGTCAAAATTACCAAAAGAAGAAAGAAGTGATTTTCTAATTGCTAATCATCTTTATAACTCATTTAAGGGATATCTTGATTTGTATTTAGAAATTCTTTTCGAAAGCAAAGAAGCCAATATAGAACTGCAAAAAGAATTAATAAAAGGTCAAAATAATTATTTAAAATATAGAAGAGATAACGATCCAGCAAGACCCATGTTGACGAGTTTGTTTGGTAAAGAATTTACTGAATCTTTAATTAGAGAAGTTTTATTTACTACTTAA
- a CDS encoding low molecular weight phosphotyrosine protein phosphatase: MKKISVLFVCLGNICRSPAAEAIFISLLERKGLTDGFIVDSAGTGSWHIGKKADSRMRIAAERRDINILSRARQITSKDFDEFNYILAMDHSNFRNIQDLKNRTASTDFASIKKIQDFRSVFNEQEVPDPYFGGDEGFDYVLDILEDSVKGFLESIS, encoded by the coding sequence ATGAAAAAAATTTCTGTTCTTTTTGTATGTTTGGGCAATATTTGTAGGTCTCCTGCAGCAGAAGCTATCTTTATAAGTTTACTTGAAAGGAAGGGATTAACCGATGGCTTTATTGTAGATTCTGCTGGAACAGGCAGTTGGCATATTGGAAAAAAAGCTGACTCTAGAATGAGAATTGCAGCAGAAAGAAGAGATATAAATATCTTAAGTAGGGCTCGTCAAATTACTAGCAAAGATTTCGACGAATTTAACTATATTCTTGCGATGGACCACTCAAATTTTAGAAATATTCAAGATCTTAAAAATAGAACAGCTTCAACTGATTTTGCATCAATTAAAAAAATACAAGATTTTAGATCCGTTTTTAATGAGCAAGAAGTTCCTGATCCATATTTTGGAGGTGATGAGGGCTTCGATTATGTCCTTGATATTTTAGAAGACTCTGTAAAAGGTTTTTTGGAAAGTATTTCTTGA
- a CDS encoding bifunctional pantoate--beta-alanine ligase/(d)CMP kinase codes for MKKVIIRKTEEIEYWRRNLSSEINFIPTMGNLHNGHKKLISTAKNDNSNTNLVSIFINPLQFDNKADLENYPKSIENDIDTSFSSGADAIFIPSTEDIYPPNNKNIRFLKASVELSSALCGLTRIGHFDGVCTVVYRLLDLIKPKNLYLGEKDWQQLLILKNLIQRKKLNVAIKSIPTQRDFDGIPLSSRNVHLSKNERKLIRFFSSELLEAKKIFQQEKKINLNEIIKKLSAKKISIEYLEHLHPYTLQKARLEDNISLLAGAIRCGETRLIDHIFLMKRRPIIAIDGPAGSGKSTVTKLIAKKLKLLYLDTGAMYRALSWLMIKESIDYKKEKNLQNILKDISIVFKSNINSHQDVYVNNYCVTEEIRSQKISSIVSKISSIKEVRKFLVEEQRKIGESGGLVAEGRDIGTTVFPDAELKIFLTASIDERAKRRKSDKNSKDSQEIDLHTLKELIKKRDFEDSNREISPLIKANDSIEIITDGYSINEVVDQIINLYNDRIPKETEIK; via the coding sequence GTGAAAAAAGTAATCATAAGGAAAACTGAAGAAATAGAGTATTGGAGAAGAAATTTAAGTAGTGAAATCAACTTCATTCCAACCATGGGTAATCTTCATAATGGGCACAAAAAACTAATATCAACAGCAAAAAATGATAACTCTAATACTAATTTAGTAAGTATTTTTATTAATCCACTTCAATTTGATAACAAGGCTGATTTAGAAAATTACCCAAAATCAATTGAAAATGATATTGATACCTCTTTTTCAAGTGGAGCAGATGCCATCTTTATTCCAAGTACTGAAGATATATATCCACCGAATAATAAGAATATTAGATTCCTAAAAGCTTCAGTAGAATTATCTTCAGCACTATGCGGATTAACTCGAATTGGACATTTTGATGGAGTTTGTACAGTAGTTTATAGATTACTTGATCTCATCAAGCCAAAAAATCTTTACTTAGGAGAAAAAGATTGGCAACAACTTTTAATTTTAAAAAATCTTATCCAAAGAAAAAAATTAAATGTTGCTATTAAATCTATTCCTACACAAAGAGATTTTGATGGAATTCCTTTAAGTTCTCGTAATGTACATTTATCAAAAAACGAAAGAAAATTGATTAGGTTTTTTTCAAGTGAGTTATTAGAAGCAAAAAAAATTTTTCAACAAGAAAAAAAGATCAATTTAAACGAAATAATTAAAAAGCTATCAGCAAAAAAAATTTCCATTGAATATTTAGAACATTTACACCCTTATACACTCCAAAAAGCAAGACTCGAGGATAACATTTCGTTACTTGCTGGTGCGATAAGATGTGGAGAGACAAGATTAATTGATCACATTTTTCTAATGAAAAGAAGGCCGATTATCGCAATTGATGGTCCTGCGGGGTCAGGTAAAAGTACCGTAACAAAGTTAATAGCGAAGAAACTTAAACTTTTATATCTAGATACTGGAGCAATGTATAGGGCATTGAGTTGGCTTATGATAAAAGAAAGTATTGATTATAAAAAAGAAAAAAATTTACAGAATATTCTTAAAGATATATCTATTGTTTTCAAGTCGAATATAAATTCGCATCAGGATGTTTATGTAAATAACTACTGCGTTACTGAAGAAATTAGGTCGCAAAAGATAAGTTCCATCGTTTCTAAAATCTCCTCAATAAAAGAAGTAAGAAAATTCTTAGTAGAAGAACAAAGAAAAATTGGAGAATCAGGCGGACTTGTAGCTGAGGGAAGAGATATAGGTACTACTGTTTTTCCTGATGCAGAACTTAAAATATTTTTAACTGCTAGCATCGATGAAAGAGCAAAAAGAAGAAAATCTGATAAAAATAGTAAAGACTCACAAGAAATAGATCTCCATACATTAAAAGAACTTATAAAAAAAAGAGATTTTGAAGATTCTAATAGGGAAATTTCACCTCTAATAAAAGCAAATGACTCAATAGAAATTATTACGGATGGATATTCAATTAATGAAGTAGTGGATCAAATTATTAATCTTTATAATGACAGGATTCCTAAAGAGACTGAGATCAAATAA
- a CDS encoding phosphoribosylformylglycinamidine cyclo-ligase — translation MDYKTSGVDIEAGREFVSEIKQAVEGTHTSNVIDGIGGFGGLFRIPMDSFKKPVLVSGTDGVGTKLELAQNKNFHFEVGIDLVAMCMNDIITSGAKPLFFLDYIATGKLDKKQLLRVIQGISHACGENNCSLLGGETAEMPGFYSKNKYDLAGFCVGIVDEDKLINGKKVSENDLIIALKSNGVHSNGFSLVRKIIQNNNQIDKEFEKVSHLNFYDELLKPTKIYNNVVNQMLSENIEIKAMSHITGGGIPENLPRCIPSDFIPYINTSSWEIPILFKFLKGKGSIPEKDFWNTFNLGVGFCLIIDKQFKEAVLSICKDHDIDSWEIGKIVRKNDSKISNFLPEILT, via the coding sequence ATGGATTACAAAACATCAGGTGTTGATATAGAAGCTGGGCGAGAATTTGTTTCGGAAATTAAACAGGCAGTTGAAGGAACTCATACATCTAATGTGATTGATGGTATTGGTGGGTTCGGAGGTTTGTTCAGAATTCCTATGGATAGTTTTAAAAAACCAGTTCTTGTTTCAGGAACTGATGGTGTTGGAACAAAATTAGAATTAGCCCAAAATAAAAACTTTCATTTTGAGGTTGGTATTGATTTAGTTGCTATGTGTATGAACGATATCATTACTAGTGGGGCAAAACCTTTATTTTTTCTGGATTATATTGCTACTGGTAAACTTGATAAGAAACAATTATTGAGGGTTATCCAGGGAATTTCACATGCCTGCGGAGAAAATAACTGTTCATTACTCGGAGGAGAAACTGCCGAAATGCCAGGATTTTATTCAAAAAATAAGTATGATCTTGCAGGATTTTGTGTTGGAATAGTTGATGAGGATAAGCTTATTAATGGTAAAAAAGTATCTGAAAATGACTTAATAATTGCTTTAAAAAGTAATGGAGTTCATAGTAACGGCTTCAGTTTAGTAAGAAAAATTATTCAAAACAATAATCAAATAGATAAAGAATTTGAGAAAGTTTCTCACTTAAATTTTTATGATGAGTTATTGAAACCTACAAAAATCTACAATAATGTGGTTAACCAAATGTTATCTGAAAATATAGAAATTAAAGCAATGTCTCATATTACAGGAGGAGGAATTCCAGAAAATTTACCAAGATGTATTCCTTCTGATTTTATTCCTTATATCAATACCAGTTCTTGGGAAATACCTATTTTATTTAAATTCCTTAAAGGCAAAGGATCGATTCCTGAAAAAGATTTTTGGAATACTTTCAATCTTGGAGTAGGATTCTGTTTAATTATTGATAAACAATTTAAGGAGGCCGTATTAAGTATTTGTAAAGATCATGACATAGATAGTTGGGAAATTGGAAAGATAGTTCGAAAAAATGATTCAAAAATTAGTAATTTTTTGCCAGAAATTTTAACTTAA
- a CDS encoding histidine phosphotransferase translates to MPFANNQRITRRRSSAGPTPPKRPIGNNSESFGRQAQGPRPTFLTLRDHGKVFVADLPNLSDGQLAHISKEANEVLNSLEKRLNDLENEPNVSNPENDTLIKASTKRDVTLRFIKSIEEEQEHRKNNPALRDAASESLPRTFLEVARHRLPGATFDSLLREALEACAVDESTQENQVIDEPRETVKIMDIPSSNTNASLVVNIDSRDDTKNDSI, encoded by the coding sequence ATGCCCTTTGCAAATAATCAAAGAATTACACGTAGACGTAGTTCAGCAGGCCCTACACCTCCCAAAAGACCAATAGGTAATAATTCTGAATCATTTGGTAGACAGGCTCAAGGCCCAAGACCAACTTTCTTGACCCTAAGAGATCATGGGAAAGTATTTGTTGCTGATTTACCTAATTTGTCCGATGGTCAATTGGCGCATATAAGTAAGGAAGCTAATGAAGTTTTAAATAGTTTGGAAAAAAGACTTAATGATCTTGAAAATGAACCTAATGTTAGTAATCCTGAAAACGATACGCTGATAAAGGCCTCTACCAAAAGAGATGTCACACTGAGGTTTATTAAATCAATAGAAGAAGAACAAGAACATAGAAAGAATAATCCTGCTTTAAGAGATGCTGCATCCGAATCATTACCTAGAACTTTTCTTGAGGTTGCTAGACATAGATTACCTGGGGCAACTTTTGATTCACTACTGCGAGAGGCTCTTGAAGCTTGTGCAGTTGATGAAAGTACTCAAGAAAATCAAGTTATTGATGAGCCTAGAGAAACTGTAAAAATTATGGATATACCCTCTTCCAACACAAATGCTTCCCTTGTTGTTAATATCGACTCAAGAGATGATACCAAGAATGACTCTATTTGA
- a CDS encoding ribonuclease D → MTIENKNIDLLYSDLTADLYNLYKKSSYLAIDTEAMGLIHGRDRLCLVQICNEFKRTSCIKIELNTSSSPHLKALLENDKITKIFHYARFDVAALKCNLEINTKNIFCTKIASKLARTYTNKHGLKDLINELLGIELDKSSQSSDWGSNEDLTKDQLDYAANDVRYLIEAMDKLKVILKRENRYELAQKCFETVSVHADLDILKFSNIFEH, encoded by the coding sequence ATGACTATTGAAAATAAAAATATTGATCTTCTTTACAGCGATTTAACAGCAGATTTATACAACCTTTATAAAAAATCATCCTATCTAGCTATTGATACTGAAGCAATGGGTTTAATTCATGGAAGAGATAGACTTTGTTTAGTACAAATATGTAATGAATTTAAAAGAACATCCTGTATAAAAATCGAACTTAATACATCTTCTTCACCTCACTTAAAAGCACTTCTTGAAAATGACAAAATTACTAAAATATTTCACTATGCGAGGTTTGATGTAGCAGCTCTAAAATGCAATCTTGAAATTAATACAAAAAATATTTTTTGTACAAAAATTGCTAGCAAGTTGGCAAGAACTTATACAAATAAACATGGTTTAAAAGATTTAATTAATGAATTATTAGGTATAGAACTGGACAAAAGCTCGCAAAGTAGTGATTGGGGTAGCAACGAAGATTTAACAAAAGATCAATTAGATTATGCTGCAAATGATGTTAGATATTTAATTGAAGCTATGGATAAATTAAAAGTTATCTTAAAAAGAGAGAATAGATATGAATTAGCTCAAAAATGTTTCGAAACAGTCTCTGTACATGCTGATTTAGACATACTAAAATTCTCAAATATATTTGAACATTAA
- a CDS encoding cofactor assembly of complex C subunit B — translation MSYSLNSTLLLTILLAIGLFFFLKASSKDRTTIVEISSSQQPVKVLNSLCEWLNLRGWKQTGGDFEQRILIFKGQVVSSKFLAIFLGFLGGFGSCALGLVIIQIYPELGWWPILLGLIGGPLSGIAYFKKSAREEKFELRLINENENDSTFMRLRAHRDELISLENELGEKLQLKSDGSLFKTPI, via the coding sequence ATGTCCTATTCCTTAAATTCAACATTATTGCTAACAATTCTCTTGGCCATAGGATTATTTTTTTTTCTTAAGGCTTCCAGTAAAGATAGAACAACTATCGTTGAGATTTCATCATCTCAGCAGCCAGTTAAGGTTTTAAATAGTTTATGTGAATGGCTTAATTTGAGGGGATGGAAGCAAACAGGTGGAGATTTTGAACAAAGAATTTTAATATTTAAGGGTCAAGTTGTTTCTAGTAAATTTTTAGCAATTTTTTTAGGTTTTCTTGGTGGTTTTGGTTCTTGTGCTTTGGGATTAGTAATAATACAGATATATCCTGAATTAGGTTGGTGGCCTATTCTTTTGGGATTAATTGGTGGCCCTTTGTCTGGAATTGCTTATTTTAAAAAATCAGCAAGAGAGGAGAAATTTGAATTAAGGTTGATCAACGAAAATGAAAATGATTCTACTTTCATGAGACTAAGAGCGCATAGGGATGAATTAATCTCTTTAGAAAATGAACTTGGAGAAAAACTTCAATTAAAAAGTGACGGTTCTTTATTTAAAACACCTATTTAA
- the hemF gene encoding oxygen-dependent coproporphyrinogen oxidase: MFKEPPTNSREKTKNLLLTLQDKICSGLENVDGKEKFIEESWLRDEGGGGRSRVLKNGSIFEQAGVNFSEVEGKELPQSIISQRPEAKGHKWFATGTSMVLHPKNPYIPTVHLNYRYFEAGPVWWFGGGADLTPFYPYLSDVRNFHNEHKKACEKVDKDLHKVFKPWCDEYFFLKHRNESRGIGGIFYDYQDGSGNIYRGNNQNGEASKASENIGKTNLNWDNLFSLAENCGNAFLPSYLPIIEKRDTQNYTSEQREFQLYRRGRYVEFNLVWDRGTIFGLQTNGRTESILMSLPPLARWEYGYKTKKGSREELLTSIFTKPQDWLNDKELEKFCIENNIFD, encoded by the coding sequence ATGTTCAAAGAACCTCCTACAAACTCGAGAGAAAAAACTAAAAATCTCTTATTAACTCTACAAGACAAAATTTGTTCAGGGCTTGAAAATGTAGATGGCAAAGAGAAATTTATAGAAGAATCCTGGCTAAGAGACGAAGGTGGTGGTGGAAGATCCAGGGTATTAAAAAATGGTTCTATTTTTGAGCAAGCAGGAGTAAATTTCTCAGAAGTAGAGGGAAAAGAATTACCTCAATCTATAATCTCTCAAAGGCCCGAAGCAAAAGGTCATAAATGGTTTGCTACGGGAACTTCAATGGTGTTGCATCCTAAGAATCCTTATATTCCTACAGTTCATCTGAATTATCGATATTTTGAAGCTGGTCCTGTTTGGTGGTTTGGAGGAGGTGCAGACTTAACCCCTTTTTATCCTTATCTTTCTGATGTGAGGAATTTTCATAACGAGCATAAAAAAGCTTGTGAGAAAGTTGATAAAGATTTGCATAAAGTTTTCAAACCTTGGTGTGATGAATATTTCTTCTTGAAGCATAGAAATGAATCTAGAGGCATAGGAGGTATTTTTTATGATTATCAAGATGGTTCAGGCAATATTTATAGAGGAAATAATCAAAATGGAGAGGCATCAAAAGCTTCAGAAAATATTGGCAAAACTAATTTAAACTGGGATAATTTATTTTCTTTAGCAGAAAACTGTGGGAATGCATTTCTCCCTTCATATTTGCCAATTATTGAAAAAAGAGATACTCAAAACTATACTTCTGAACAAAGAGAATTCCAGCTATATCGAAGAGGTAGATATGTCGAATTCAATTTAGTTTGGGATAGAGGGACGATTTTTGGACTACAAACAAATGGTAGAACTGAATCTATATTAATGTCCTTACCGCCTTTGGCTAGATGGGAATATGGATATAAAACAAAAAAGGGTTCTCGAGAGGAATTGCTCACGTCAATTTTTACAAAACCCCAAGATTGGTTAAATGATAAAGAGTTAGAGAAATTCTGTATAGAGAATAATATTTTTGATTGA